AGTTCCATCCGGCGTGGCATGAATTGATGCGTCTCCTGATCGAGAACGGCGCGCATTCCCTGCCATGGGAAGCGCCCCGGCCCGGCGCCCAGGTCGCGCGCGCGGCCGCCTACCTCATGTTCGGCCAGGTCGAGAACGGTTCGCAATGCCCGGTGACGATGACGTACGCGGCGGTGCCGGCGCTGCGCCAGCACGCGGGCATCGCGGCGCGCTGGCTGCCGACGATTCTGTCGCGCGCTTACGATCCCCGTTCGCTGCCCATCGAGCAAAAGCGGGGCGCCCTGATCGGCATGGGCATGACGGAAAAGCAGGGCGGCACGGACGTGCGCGCCAACACGACACGGGCCACGCGCATGAGCCCGGCCGTTGCCGAAAGCCGTTTCGGCGCGGATTGGAAAGAGGCATGGAGCCTCGTCGGCCACAAGTGGTTCTTTTCGGCCCCGCAATCGGACGCCCACCTCGTCCTGGCTCAGGCCGACGAGGGCGGCAGCGCCGGCGAAGCGTCGCCCGGACTCTCCTGCTTCTTCGTGCCCCGCTACCTGCCGGACGGGACCCGCAACGCGATCCGCGTGCAGCGCCTGAAGAACAAACTGGGGAACAAGTCGAACGCCTCGTCCGAAGTTGAGTTCTGCGATGCGGTCGGCTGGATGATCGGGAAGGAGGGGCGGGGCATCCCGACGATCCTCGAGATGGGCAGCCACACCCGGCTCGATTGCGTGACGGGTTCGGCCGGCATCATGCGCGCCGCCCTGTGCCATGCGCTGCATCACGCGCGCGCGCGCAGCGCGTTCGGCCGCCGGCTGGCCGAGCAGCCCCTGATGCAAAACGTATTGGCCGACCTGGCGCTGGAATCGGAAGCGGCCACCGCGTTCGCGTTGCGGCTCGCACGCTGCTTCGACGTCGGTGCGGACGGCGCCGTCGACCCGCGCGAGGCGCTGCTGGGCCGCCTCCTGACGCCGGCCGGCAAGTACTGGCTGTGCAAGCGCGGACCCGCGTTCGGCGCCGAGGCGATGGAAGTCATGGGCGGCAACGGATATGTGGAGGACGGCCCGCTGGCGCGCCTGTACCGCGAATTTCCCGTCAACTCGATCTGGGAAGGGTCCGGCAACGTGATGTGCCTGGACGTGTTGCGCGCGTTCGCCAAAGGACCGGAAACGCGCGACGCCCTGGCCGCGGAGCTGGCGCTGGGAGCCGGCCGCGATGCCCGTTTCGACGCGTGTTGCGCACGTCTGCTGGATGACCTGGGCACCCTGGCGGCCGACGAATTCGGCGCGCGCCGCCTCGCCGAACGACT
This genomic stretch from Massilia putida harbors:
- a CDS encoding isovaleryl-CoA dehydrogenase, with the protein product MNRFDTHEVFNQAPPFGDVNLFHCDAALREGVTREGAEWADAGLERLGAELGRAGVLDLGRLANEFPPRLVNFDRGGHRVDEVEFHPAWHELMRLLIENGAHSLPWEAPRPGAQVARAAAYLMFGQVENGSQCPVTMTYAAVPALRQHAGIAARWLPTILSRAYDPRSLPIEQKRGALIGMGMTEKQGGTDVRANTTRATRMSPAVAESRFGADWKEAWSLVGHKWFFSAPQSDAHLVLAQADEGGSAGEASPGLSCFFVPRYLPDGTRNAIRVQRLKNKLGNKSNASSEVEFCDAVGWMIGKEGRGIPTILEMGSHTRLDCVTGSAGIMRAALCHALHHARARSAFGRRLAEQPLMQNVLADLALESEAATAFALRLARCFDVGADGAVDPREALLGRLLTPAGKYWLCKRGPAFGAEAMEVMGGNGYVEDGPLARLYREFPVNSIWEGSGNVMCLDVLRAFAKGPETRDALAAELALGAGRDARFDACCARLLDDLGTLAADEFGARRLAERLVVAVQAGLLLRHAPPFVAEAFVASRIAVDVGGAFGRLPDGVDCAAILDRALVE